The following are from one region of the Centropristis striata isolate RG_2023a ecotype Rhode Island chromosome 19, C.striata_1.0, whole genome shotgun sequence genome:
- the mtfp1 gene encoding mitochondrial fission process protein 1, producing the protein MDPIEEKTSKTVDIYRDTWVRFLGYANEVGEAFRALVPVSFVWGSYAVATAYVTADAVDKGKKAAVVHGDNPGKTTRVAVAVVDTFVWQALASVIIPGFTINRVCAASLHLLGKTTKWPLPVRKWTTTAIGLSTIPFIITPIDRSVDFLLDSSLRKVYNEEEKHK; encoded by the exons ATGGATCccattgaagaaaaaacaagcaaaacggTTGACATTTATCGCGACACATGGGTCCGCTTCCTAG GCTATGCCAATGAAGTCGGGGAGGCTTTTCGTGCTCTGGTACCAGTGAGTTTTGTTTGGGGCAGTTATGCTGTGGCCACTGCCTACGTTACTGCTGATGCTGTGGACAAAGGGAAGAAAGCAGCTGTG GTCCACGGGGACAACCCAGGGAAGACAACACGGGTAGCGGTGGCGGTGGTGGACACGTTTGTTTGGCAGGCTCTTGCCTCTGTGATCATCCCGGGCTTCACCATTAACCGTGTGTGTGCTGCGTCACTGCACCTGTTGGGCAAAACCACCAAGTGGCCCCTTCCTGTCCGCAAGTGGACCACTACAGCTATAGGCCTCTCCACTATCCCCTTCATCATCACTCCTATAGACAG GTCAGTGGATTTCCTGCTCGACTCGAGCCTCCGGAAGGTCTACAATGAGGAAGAGAAGCACAAATAA